One segment of Panicum virgatum strain AP13 chromosome 1K, P.virgatum_v5, whole genome shotgun sequence DNA contains the following:
- the LOC120708775 gene encoding serine/threonine protein phosphatase 2A 55 kDa regulatory subunit B beta isoform-like isoform X4 — protein sequence MSGAAGRRRRGTNSSSSSIAPSPSPTSSSSSSGRPEPRPSQLPQWKFSQVLGDLPHAAAGDRRCNADEILAIEFDARGEYLAAGDHAGLVILFRRADEDVARPRAELERTDRAGAPPPRYSFATEFQSHEPEFDVLHSLEIGEKIKKVRWCARPNRSLCLLATNDRTVKLWKVSEHKAPPKEGDGEPRRSASTAGASLPLQEPRSERATTKPRGSSADSSDQIEKVGDVGDGYSAKCRRVFDRAHEFNVNSISNNCDGETFVSADDLRINLWHLEVTSQCFNIVDMKPADMGDLVEVITTAEFHPSFCSLLAYGSSSGLVRLVDLRRSALCDQSVRTFRDRGSRPQPSTFFTEIVSCITDLKFTGEGRHLLTRDYMNLKLWDMRVEISPVATYKVHEFLRPKLSELYTEDYIFDRFSCCASKDGSYFATGSYSNTFKVFSRTASQTTGITLEASANPYRVQPQTSAKIPALLSNFSLGVSRKGQDGPRSDGKEEIPCNMASRVTHLAWHPTENFIVCAANNSLYMYHT from the exons atgagcggcgccgccggcaggcggcggcggggcacgaattccagctccagctccatcgCCCCGTCCCCATCCCCgacctcctcttcctcgtcctcCGGCCGCCCGGAGCCGCGGCCCTCCCAGCTCCCGCAGTGGAAGTTCTCCCAGGTCCTCGGCGACCTGCCGCAcgcagccgccggcgaccgccgcTGCAACG CGGACGAAATCTTGGCCATCGAGTTCGACGCCCGCGGCGAGTacctggccgccggcgaccacgccgggctcgtcatcctcttccggAGGGCCGACGAGGACGTGGCGCGGCCTCGCGCCGAGCTGGAGCGCACGGaccgcgccggcgcgccgccgccgaggtacAGCTTCGCGACGGAGTTCCAGAGCCACGAGCCGGAG TTCGACGTGCTGCACAGCCTGGAGATCGGCGAGAAGATCAAGAAGGTGAGGTGGTGCGCGCGGCCGAACCGCTCCCTGTGCCTGCTCGCCACGAACGACCGCACCGTCAAGCTCTGGAAG GTCTCGGAACACAAGGCGCCGCCGAAGGAAGGggacggcgagccgcgccggagCGCGAGCACCGCAGGGGCGTCGCTGCCTCTGCAGGAACCACGCTCGGAACGGGCAACCACGAAACCGAGGGGCTCCTCTGCAGATTCATCCGACCAAATTGAAAAG GTAGGTGATGTGGGCGATGGGTACTCTGCAAAGTGCCGGAGAGTCTTCGATCGCGCTCACGAGTTCAACGTCAACTCCATCTCGAATAACTG TGACGGGGAGACGTTCGTGTCCGCGGACGACCTGCGTATCAACCTGTGGCACCTGGAGGTGACGAGCCAGTGCTTCAACATCGTCGACATGAAGCCCGCGGACATGGGGGATCTCGTAG AGGTGATCACCACGGCCGAGTTCCACCCGTCGTTCTGCAGCCTGCTGGCCTACGGCAGCTCCAGCGGCCTCGTCCGGCTGGTCGACCTGCGGCGGTCGGCGCTGTGCGACCAGAGCGTCAGAAC ATTCCGGGATCGCGGGAGCCGCCCTCAACCCAGCACGTTTTTCACCGAGATAGTCTCCTGCATCACCGATCTGAAGTTCACTGGAGAGGGGAGACACCTTCTAACTCGTGACTACATGAACCTCAAG CTCTGGGACATGCGCGTGGAGATCTCACCCGTCGCCACATACAAGGTGCACGAGTTCCTTCGCCCAAAG CTGTCAGAGTTGTACACCGAGGACTACATCTTCGACCGGTTCAGCTGCTGCGCCAGCAAGGACGGGAGCTACTTTGCGACTGGATCTTACAG CAACACGTTCAAAGTTTTCTCCCGTACTGCTTCACAGACCACTGGTATTACGTTAGAAGCTAGCGCCAATCCTTACAG GGTACAACCACAAACTTCTGCAAAGATTCCAGCACTGCTCAGCAATTTCTCCCTCGGAGTCAGTAGAAAAG GTCAGGATGGTCCCAGGTCAGACGGCAAGGAGGAAATTCCATGCAACATGGCATCAAGGGTCACACATCTGGCTTGGCATCCAACGGAGAATTTCATCGTTTGTGCAGCCAATAACAGCTTGTACATGTACCATACATAA
- the LOC120708775 gene encoding serine/threonine protein phosphatase 2A 55 kDa regulatory subunit B beta isoform-like isoform X3, producing the protein MSGAAGRRRRGTNSSSSSIAPSPSPTSSSSSSGRPEPRPSQLPQWKFSQVLGDLPHAAAGDRRCNADEILAIEFDARGEYLAAGDHAGLVILFRRADEDVARPRAELERTDRAGAPPPRYSFATEFQSHEPEFDVLHSLEIGEKIKKVRWCARPNRSLCLLATNDRTVKLWKVSEHKAPPKEGDGEPRRSASTAGASLPLQEPRSERATTKPRGSSADSSDQIEKVGDVGDGYSAKCRRVFDRAHEFNVNSISNNCDGETFVSADDLRINLWHLEVTSQCFNIVDMKPADMGDLVEVITTAEFHPSFCSLLAYGSSSGLVRLVDLRRSALCDQSVRTFRDRGSRPQPSTFFTEIVSCITDLKFTGEGRHLLTRDYMNLKLWDMRVEISPVATYKVHEFLRPKLSELYTEDYIFDRFSCCASKDGSYFATGSYRFSLLKRMGLVCTDLVLPFLFLAISSSFLVLMISSNTFKVFSRTASQTTGITLEASANPYRVQPQTSAKIPALLSNFSLGVSRKGQDGPRSDGKEEIPCNMASRVTHLAWHPTENFIVCAANNSLYMYHT; encoded by the exons atgagcggcgccgccggcaggcggcggcggggcacgaattccagctccagctccatcgCCCCGTCCCCATCCCCgacctcctcttcctcgtcctcCGGCCGCCCGGAGCCGCGGCCCTCCCAGCTCCCGCAGTGGAAGTTCTCCCAGGTCCTCGGCGACCTGCCGCAcgcagccgccggcgaccgccgcTGCAACG CGGACGAAATCTTGGCCATCGAGTTCGACGCCCGCGGCGAGTacctggccgccggcgaccacgccgggctcgtcatcctcttccggAGGGCCGACGAGGACGTGGCGCGGCCTCGCGCCGAGCTGGAGCGCACGGaccgcgccggcgcgccgccgccgaggtacAGCTTCGCGACGGAGTTCCAGAGCCACGAGCCGGAG TTCGACGTGCTGCACAGCCTGGAGATCGGCGAGAAGATCAAGAAGGTGAGGTGGTGCGCGCGGCCGAACCGCTCCCTGTGCCTGCTCGCCACGAACGACCGCACCGTCAAGCTCTGGAAG GTCTCGGAACACAAGGCGCCGCCGAAGGAAGGggacggcgagccgcgccggagCGCGAGCACCGCAGGGGCGTCGCTGCCTCTGCAGGAACCACGCTCGGAACGGGCAACCACGAAACCGAGGGGCTCCTCTGCAGATTCATCCGACCAAATTGAAAAG GTAGGTGATGTGGGCGATGGGTACTCTGCAAAGTGCCGGAGAGTCTTCGATCGCGCTCACGAGTTCAACGTCAACTCCATCTCGAATAACTG TGACGGGGAGACGTTCGTGTCCGCGGACGACCTGCGTATCAACCTGTGGCACCTGGAGGTGACGAGCCAGTGCTTCAACATCGTCGACATGAAGCCCGCGGACATGGGGGATCTCGTAG AGGTGATCACCACGGCCGAGTTCCACCCGTCGTTCTGCAGCCTGCTGGCCTACGGCAGCTCCAGCGGCCTCGTCCGGCTGGTCGACCTGCGGCGGTCGGCGCTGTGCGACCAGAGCGTCAGAAC ATTCCGGGATCGCGGGAGCCGCCCTCAACCCAGCACGTTTTTCACCGAGATAGTCTCCTGCATCACCGATCTGAAGTTCACTGGAGAGGGGAGACACCTTCTAACTCGTGACTACATGAACCTCAAG CTCTGGGACATGCGCGTGGAGATCTCACCCGTCGCCACATACAAGGTGCACGAGTTCCTTCGCCCAAAG CTGTCAGAGTTGTACACCGAGGACTACATCTTCGACCGGTTCAGCTGCTGCGCCAGCAAGGACGGGAGCTACTTTGCGACTGGATCTTACAGGTTCTCACTACTGAAACGCATGGGCTTAGTCTGTACTGATCTCGTTCTCCCCTTCCTGTTCCTGGCCATTTCCTCATCGTTTCTGGTTCTTATGATAAGCAGCAACACGTTCAAAGTTTTCTCCCGTACTGCTTCACAGACCACTGGTATTACGTTAGAAGCTAGCGCCAATCCTTACAG GGTACAACCACAAACTTCTGCAAAGATTCCAGCACTGCTCAGCAATTTCTCCCTCGGAGTCAGTAGAAAAG GTCAGGATGGTCCCAGGTCAGACGGCAAGGAGGAAATTCCATGCAACATGGCATCAAGGGTCACACATCTGGCTTGGCATCCAACGGAGAATTTCATCGTTTGTGCAGCCAATAACAGCTTGTACATGTACCATACATAA
- the LOC120708775 gene encoding serine/threonine-protein phosphatase 2A regulatory subunit sur-6-like isoform X2, translating to MDQFATDYVLWSKIREEKAQEPTADDDNSRRVATDAQKPEHRSGRDRARNPFPVHDPIGCDDERRRRQAAAGHEFQLQLHRPVPIPDLLFLVLRPPGAAALPAPAVEVLPGPRRPAARSRRRPPLQRGRNLGHRVRRPRRVPGRRRPRRARHPLPEGRRGRGAASRRAGAHGPRRRAAAEVQLRDGVPEPRAGVRRAAQPGDRREDQEGEVVRAAEPLPVPARHERPHRQALEGQVSEHKAPPKEGDGEPRRSASTAGASLPLQEPRSERATTKPRGSSADSSDQIEKVGDVGDGYSAKCRRVFDRAHEFNVNSISNNCDGETFVSADDLRINLWHLEVTSQCFNIVDMKPADMGDLVEVITTAEFHPSFCSLLAYGSSSGLVRLVDLRRSALCDQSVRTFRDRGSRPQPSTFFTEIVSCITDLKFTGEGRHLLTRDYMNLKLWDMRVEISPVATYKVHEFLRPKLSELYTEDYIFDRFSCCASKDGSYFATGSYSNTFKVFSRTASQTTGITLEASANPYRVQPQTSAKIPALLSNFSLGVSRKGQDGPRSDGKEEIPCNMASRVTHLAWHPTENFIVCAANNSLYMYHT from the exons ATGGACCAGTTTGCCACAGATTACGTGCTGTGGAGCAAGATTCGGGAAGAAAAAGCGCAAGAACCAACAGCAGATGACGATAACAGCAGGCGAGTGGCTACGGATGCTCAGAAACCAGAGCACCGCAGTGGTCGAGACCGTGCAAGAAATCCATTCCCGGTACATGATCCTATAGGCTGCGACGatgagcggcgccgccggcaggcggcggcggggcacgaattccagctccagctccatcgCCCCGTCCCCATCCCCgacctcctcttcctcgtcctcCGGCCGCCCGGAGCCGCGGCCCTCCCAGCTCCCGCAGTGGAAGTTCTCCCAGGTCCTCGGCGACCTGCCGCAcgcagccgccggcgaccgccgcTGCAACG CGGACGAAATCTTGGCCATCGAGTTCGACGCCCGCGGCGAGTacctggccgccggcgaccacgccgggctcgtcatcctcttccggAGGGCCGACGAGGACGTGGCGCGGCCTCGCGCCGAGCTGGAGCGCACGGaccgcgccggcgcgccgccgccgaggtacAGCTTCGCGACGGAGTTCCAGAGCCACGAGCCGGAG TTCGACGTGCTGCACAGCCTGGAGATCGGCGAGAAGATCAAGAAGGTGAGGTGGTGCGCGCGGCCGAACCGCTCCCTGTGCCTGCTCGCCACGAACGACCGCACCGTCAAGCTCTGGAAG GGCAGGTCTCGGAACACAAGGCGCCGCCGAAGGAAGGggacggcgagccgcgccggagCGCGAGCACCGCAGGGGCGTCGCTGCCTCTGCAGGAACCACGCTCGGAACGGGCAACCACGAAACCGAGGGGCTCCTCTGCAGATTCATCCGACCAAATTGAAAAG GTAGGTGATGTGGGCGATGGGTACTCTGCAAAGTGCCGGAGAGTCTTCGATCGCGCTCACGAGTTCAACGTCAACTCCATCTCGAATAACTG TGACGGGGAGACGTTCGTGTCCGCGGACGACCTGCGTATCAACCTGTGGCACCTGGAGGTGACGAGCCAGTGCTTCAACATCGTCGACATGAAGCCCGCGGACATGGGGGATCTCGTAG AGGTGATCACCACGGCCGAGTTCCACCCGTCGTTCTGCAGCCTGCTGGCCTACGGCAGCTCCAGCGGCCTCGTCCGGCTGGTCGACCTGCGGCGGTCGGCGCTGTGCGACCAGAGCGTCAGAAC ATTCCGGGATCGCGGGAGCCGCCCTCAACCCAGCACGTTTTTCACCGAGATAGTCTCCTGCATCACCGATCTGAAGTTCACTGGAGAGGGGAGACACCTTCTAACTCGTGACTACATGAACCTCAAG CTCTGGGACATGCGCGTGGAGATCTCACCCGTCGCCACATACAAGGTGCACGAGTTCCTTCGCCCAAAG CTGTCAGAGTTGTACACCGAGGACTACATCTTCGACCGGTTCAGCTGCTGCGCCAGCAAGGACGGGAGCTACTTTGCGACTGGATCTTACAG CAACACGTTCAAAGTTTTCTCCCGTACTGCTTCACAGACCACTGGTATTACGTTAGAAGCTAGCGCCAATCCTTACAG GGTACAACCACAAACTTCTGCAAAGATTCCAGCACTGCTCAGCAATTTCTCCCTCGGAGTCAGTAGAAAAG GTCAGGATGGTCCCAGGTCAGACGGCAAGGAGGAAATTCCATGCAACATGGCATCAAGGGTCACACATCTGGCTTGGCATCCAACGGAGAATTTCATCGTTTGTGCAGCCAATAACAGCTTGTACATGTACCATACATAA
- the LOC120708775 gene encoding uncharacterized protein LOC120708775 isoform X1, with product MDQFATDYVLWSKIREEKAQEPTADDDNSRRVATDAQKPEHRSGRDRARNPFPVHDPIGCDDERRRRQAAAGHEFQLQLHRPVPIPDLLFLVLRPPGAAALPAPAVEVLPGPRRPAARSRRRPPLQRGRNLGHRVRRPRRVPGRRRPRRARHPLPEGRRGRGAASRRAGAHGPRRRAAAEVQLRDGVPEPRAGVRRAAQPGDRREDQEGEVVRAAEPLPVPARHERPHRQALEGQVSEHKAPPKEGDGEPRRSASTAGASLPLQEPRSERATTKPRGSSADSSDQIEKVGDVGDGYSAKCRRVFDRAHEFNVNSISNNCDGETFVSADDLRINLWHLEVTSQCFNIVDMKPADMGDLVEVITTAEFHPSFCSLLAYGSSSGLVRLVDLRRSALCDQSVRTFRDRGSRPQPSTFFTEIVSCITDLKFTGEGRHLLTRDYMNLKLWDMRVEISPVATYKVHEFLRPKLSELYTEDYIFDRFSCCASKDGSYFATGSYRFSLLKRMGLVCTDLVLPFLFLAISSSFLVLMISSNTFKVFSRTASQTTGITLEASANPYRVQPQTSAKIPALLSNFSLGVSRKGQDGPRSDGKEEIPCNMASRVTHLAWHPTENFIVCAANNSLYMYHT from the exons ATGGACCAGTTTGCCACAGATTACGTGCTGTGGAGCAAGATTCGGGAAGAAAAAGCGCAAGAACCAACAGCAGATGACGATAACAGCAGGCGAGTGGCTACGGATGCTCAGAAACCAGAGCACCGCAGTGGTCGAGACCGTGCAAGAAATCCATTCCCGGTACATGATCCTATAGGCTGCGACGatgagcggcgccgccggcaggcggcggcggggcacgaattccagctccagctccatcgCCCCGTCCCCATCCCCgacctcctcttcctcgtcctcCGGCCGCCCGGAGCCGCGGCCCTCCCAGCTCCCGCAGTGGAAGTTCTCCCAGGTCCTCGGCGACCTGCCGCAcgcagccgccggcgaccgccgcTGCAACG CGGACGAAATCTTGGCCATCGAGTTCGACGCCCGCGGCGAGTacctggccgccggcgaccacgccgggctcgtcatcctcttccggAGGGCCGACGAGGACGTGGCGCGGCCTCGCGCCGAGCTGGAGCGCACGGaccgcgccggcgcgccgccgccgaggtacAGCTTCGCGACGGAGTTCCAGAGCCACGAGCCGGAG TTCGACGTGCTGCACAGCCTGGAGATCGGCGAGAAGATCAAGAAGGTGAGGTGGTGCGCGCGGCCGAACCGCTCCCTGTGCCTGCTCGCCACGAACGACCGCACCGTCAAGCTCTGGAAG GGCAGGTCTCGGAACACAAGGCGCCGCCGAAGGAAGGggacggcgagccgcgccggagCGCGAGCACCGCAGGGGCGTCGCTGCCTCTGCAGGAACCACGCTCGGAACGGGCAACCACGAAACCGAGGGGCTCCTCTGCAGATTCATCCGACCAAATTGAAAAG GTAGGTGATGTGGGCGATGGGTACTCTGCAAAGTGCCGGAGAGTCTTCGATCGCGCTCACGAGTTCAACGTCAACTCCATCTCGAATAACTG TGACGGGGAGACGTTCGTGTCCGCGGACGACCTGCGTATCAACCTGTGGCACCTGGAGGTGACGAGCCAGTGCTTCAACATCGTCGACATGAAGCCCGCGGACATGGGGGATCTCGTAG AGGTGATCACCACGGCCGAGTTCCACCCGTCGTTCTGCAGCCTGCTGGCCTACGGCAGCTCCAGCGGCCTCGTCCGGCTGGTCGACCTGCGGCGGTCGGCGCTGTGCGACCAGAGCGTCAGAAC ATTCCGGGATCGCGGGAGCCGCCCTCAACCCAGCACGTTTTTCACCGAGATAGTCTCCTGCATCACCGATCTGAAGTTCACTGGAGAGGGGAGACACCTTCTAACTCGTGACTACATGAACCTCAAG CTCTGGGACATGCGCGTGGAGATCTCACCCGTCGCCACATACAAGGTGCACGAGTTCCTTCGCCCAAAG CTGTCAGAGTTGTACACCGAGGACTACATCTTCGACCGGTTCAGCTGCTGCGCCAGCAAGGACGGGAGCTACTTTGCGACTGGATCTTACAGGTTCTCACTACTGAAACGCATGGGCTTAGTCTGTACTGATCTCGTTCTCCCCTTCCTGTTCCTGGCCATTTCCTCATCGTTTCTGGTTCTTATGATAAGCAGCAACACGTTCAAAGTTTTCTCCCGTACTGCTTCACAGACCACTGGTATTACGTTAGAAGCTAGCGCCAATCCTTACAG GGTACAACCACAAACTTCTGCAAAGATTCCAGCACTGCTCAGCAATTTCTCCCTCGGAGTCAGTAGAAAAG GTCAGGATGGTCCCAGGTCAGACGGCAAGGAGGAAATTCCATGCAACATGGCATCAAGGGTCACACATCTGGCTTGGCATCCAACGGAGAATTTCATCGTTTGTGCAGCCAATAACAGCTTGTACATGTACCATACATAA
- the LOC120708848 gene encoding polyribonucleotide nucleotidyltransferase 2, mitochondrial-like translates to MSMAAAASLRSLARRRPRLRLPAAPLAVPGARAAFLSGAAEEAAADAAAAPAPGRKVLESFREEFEIGGRPIAFETGKMARFANGSVVISMEDTNVLATVAAVKSSEPVRDFLPLTVDYQEKQYAQGVIPTTYMRREGAPKERELLCGRIIDRPIRPLFPPGFYHEVQIMVNVLSSDGKQDPDVMAANASSAALMLSDIPWNGPIGVIRVGRIDGNFVLNPTVDELGLSDLNLIYACSRDKTLMIDVQAREITERDLQAGMKLAHLEAIKCIDPQIRLAKQAGKEKKEYKISLISDTSYEKIRTLSEAPIEEVFTDSSYGKFERGEALEKITQSVKAKLEEENDEDSLKFLSKAVDTVRKQVIRKRIIEEGLRVDGRQLDEVRPLYCESNTYPVLHGSALFSRGDTQVLCTVTLGAPGDAQRLDSIVGPPTKRFMLHYSFPPFSINEVAKRGGLNRREVGHGTLAEKALLAVLPPESDFPYTVRVNSEVMASDGSTSMASVCGGSMALMDAGIPVREHVAGVSVGLVSQVDPTNGDISNYRILTDILGLEDHLGDMDFKIAGTRKGITAIQLDIKPAGIPLDIICESLEPARKARNQILDRMDQEISTARAMNDGSAPRLATLSFSSDSLRKLLFHRKTIERETGARVSVSDGTVTIVAKTQPIMDKAIEKVEFLVGREIEVGRTYKGIVSSIKEYGAFVEFNGGQQGLLHISELSHEPGSKVSDIVTVGQELSLMCIGQDVRGNIKLSLKATLPQPRKKKVLESKDPLPSQEVGWASVDNMPSVGADAEPSSSKHEEAPTFSTPSVVIRSEADCDAQDAANGPKKRPKVVKSSPRPYKAPSERQEVRTATAKKAPGATKKTKKVKIEESGSDGLGTSGSEVPEQTATNTLDLKQSPVNFQSGSMKLGDVITAKVYQIRAFGLVLELSDGARGMHKFKENGEKEFEVGQELLVKCQSFNAKGIPVFSLLD, encoded by the exons atgtcgatggcggcggccgcctccctccgctccctggcgcgccgccggccccgcctccgCTTGCCCGCGGCGCCCCTTGCGGTCCCCGGTGCCCGCGCGGCATTCCTCTCCGGCGCGGCCGAGGAGGCGGCcgcggatgcggcggcggcgcctgcccCGGGGCGGAAGGTGCTGGAGAGCTTCCGCGAGGAGTTTGAGATCGGGGGCCGCCCCATCGCCTTCGAGACGGGAAAGATGGCGCGCTTCGCGAACGGCTCCGTGGTGATCTCCATGGAGGACACCAACGTCCTCGCAACCGTCGCCGCTGTCAAGTCCTCTGAGCCCGTCCGGGACTTTCTCCCGCTAACT GTTGACTATCAAGAAAAACAATATGCTCAAGGTGTTATTCCAACAACATATATGCGTAGGGAAGGTGCCCCTAAGGAAAGGGAACTTCTATGTGGGCGTATAATTGATCGACCAATAAGACCATTGTTTCCTCCTGGCTTTTACCATGAAGTCCAG ATCATGGTAAATGTTCTTTCATCAGATGGAAAGCAAGATCCAGATGTGATGGCTGCAAATGCTTCTTCAGCTGCACTGATGCTATCTGATATACCTTGGAATGGGCCGATTGGAGTAATACGTGTTGGGAGAATTGATGGGAATTTTGTCTTAAATCCTACAGTCGATGAG CTAGGTTTGAGTGATCTCAATCTTATTTATGCATGTTCACGGGATAAAACTCTAATGATAGATGTGCAAGCTCGTGAAATAACTGAAAGGGATCTTCAGGCAGGAATGAAGCTTGCACACTTGGAG GCAATTAAATGTATTGACCCTCAAATAAGATTGGCTAAGCAAGCTGgcaaagagaagaaagagtACAAGATATCTCTGATTTCAGATACATCCTATGAGAAAATTAGAACATTATCAGAAGCACCCATTGAGGAAGTCTTCACTGATTCATCATATGGCAAG TTTGAGCGGGGAGAAGCTCTAGAGAAAATCACACAATCTGTGAAAGCAAAGCTTGAAGAAGAAAATGACGAGGACAGCTTGAAGTTTCTGTCCAAGGCAGTTGATACAGTGAGAAAACAG GTCATTCGTAAAAGAATAATTGAGGAGGGACTTAGAGTAGATGGTAGACAACTCGATGAGGTCAGACCATTGTATTGTGAATCCAATACATATCCAGTATTACATGGCTCTGCCCTGTTTTCACGTGGAGATACGCAG GTTCTATGTACAGTTACCCTTGGTGCTCCTGGTGATGCTCAGCGACTGGATTCAATTGTTGGCCCTCCAACGAAGCGTTTCATGCTTCACTACAGCTTTCCACCATTTTCAATAAATGAAGTTGCCAAACGTGGGGGCCTGAATCGACGGGAAGTTGGACATG GCACTCTTGCAGAGAAAGCATTGCTCGCTGTGCTTCCTCCAGAAAGTGATTTTCCATATACTGTTCGGGTAAATTCAGAAGTCATGGCCTCTGATGGTTCAACATCAATGGCATCAGTATGTGGAG GAAGTATGGCCTTGATGGATGCTGGCATACCTGTAAGAGAACATGTAGCTGGTGTTTCAGTAGGTCTCGTAAGTCAAGTGGATCCAACCAATGGAGATATTTCTAATTATCGTATCCTCACGGATATTTTG GGTCTTGAAGATCATTTGGGTGACATGGACTTCAAAATTGCAGGAACAAGAAAAGGCATTACTGCTATTCAACTGGATATAAAACCTGCTGGAATACCATTGGACATAATATGTGAAAGTTTAGAGCCTGCACGGAAGGCTCGTAATCAAATCCTTGACCGTATGGACCAGGAAATAAGTACCGCACGTGCTATGAATGATGGAAGTGCCCCTCGATTAG CTACACTGAGCTTCAGCAGTGATTCTCTTAGGAAACTGCTTTTCCACAGGAAAACAATAGAGCGAGAAACAG GTGCACGGGTATCAGTCAGTGACGGTACAGTCACAATTGTTGCTAAAACCCAACCAATTATGGATAAAGCTATTGAGAAG GTTGAGTTTCTCGTGGGCCGTGAAATTGAAGTTGGCCGAACATACAAAGGAATTGTTTCCTCAATTAAGGAGTATGGCGCTTTTGTGGAGTTCAATGGTGGACAGCAAGGCCTTCTTCACATTTCAGAGTTGTCACATGAACCG GGATCAAAAGTCTCCGATATTGTAACTGTTGGCCAAGAGCTATCTTTGATGTGTATTGGACAGGATGTGAGGGGTAACATTAAACTTTCACTTAAGGCAACCTTACCCCAGCCACGTAAGAAAAAGGTTTTAGAAAGTAAAGATCCTTTGCCGAGTCAAGAAGTAGGCTGGGCTTCTGTAGATAACATGCCCAGCGTGGGTGCTGATGCTGAGCCATCCAGTAGTAAACATGAAGAGGCACCTACATTTTCGACTCCTTCAGTTGTAATTCGAAGTGAGGCTGACTGTGATGCTCAAGATGCTGCAAATGGTCCTAAGAAGCGGCCAAAGGTTGTGAAGTCGTCTCCTAGACCATATAAAGCACCAAGCGAACGTCAGGAGGTTAGGACAGCTACTGCTAAGAAAGCTCCAGGTGCTACCAAGAaaactaagaaagtaaagattGAGGAATCTGGAAGTGACGGCCTGGGAACCAGCGGGTCAGAGGTTCCAGAACAGACTGCTACCAACACTCTTGACCTGAAGCAGAGTCCCGTGAACTTCCAATCTGGATCTATGAAGTTGGGTGATGTGATTACTGCAAAGGTCTACCAGATTCGAGCTTTTGGATTAGTACTTGAGCTGAGCGATGGAGCACGCGGAATGCATAAATTCAAG GAAAATGGTGAAAAGGAATTTGAAGTTGGGCAGGAACTACTAGTGAAATGTCAAAGTTTCAACGCCAAGGGAATTCCAGTCTTCTCATTGCTGGACTAG
- the LOC120708858 gene encoding uncharacterized protein LOC120708858 isoform X2, which translates to MPLGLIVSSLGRAMRRKRISSLDILSSKRAPRDYYKGKNCKPTGFHTRKAEAICVTMRQGPHGVHDFLGYKLNLLKTRVDLMQLL; encoded by the exons ATGCCGCTGGGGCTCATTGTGAGTTCGCTCGGGCGGGCGATGCGGCGGAAGCGGATTTCTTCGCTCGACATCCTCTCCTCAAAGCGGGCACCCCGGGATTACTACAAGGGCAAGAACTGCAAGCCCACGGGGTTCCACACCCGCAAAG CTGAAGCCATATGTGTCACAATGCGCCAGGGACCTCACGGCGTCCACGACTTCCTCGGCTACAAGCTGAATCTACTGAAAACAAGAGTTGATCTCATGCAGTTGCTTTAG
- the LOC120708858 gene encoding 39S ribosomal protein L41-A, mitochondrial-like isoform X1 yields MPLGLIVSSLGRAMRRKRISSLDILSSKRAPRDYYKGKNCKPTGFHTRKGGYVIVDEKLPRFVVPDLTDFKLKPYVSQCARDLTASTTSSATS; encoded by the exons ATGCCGCTGGGGCTCATTGTGAGTTCGCTCGGGCGGGCGATGCGGCGGAAGCGGATTTCTTCGCTCGACATCCTCTCCTCAAAGCGGGCACCCCGGGATTACTACAAGGGCAAGAACTGCAAGCCCACGGGGTTCCACACCCGCAAAGGT GGATATGTGATTGTTGATGAAAAGTTGCCAAGATTTGTAGTCCCTGATTTGACTGATTTCAAG CTGAAGCCATATGTGTCACAATGCGCCAGGGACCTCACGGCGTCCACGACTTCCTCGGCTACAAGCTGA